A DNA window from Providencia huaxiensis contains the following coding sequences:
- the pstA gene encoding phosphate ABC transporter permease PstA, giving the protein MSISQPIAVNEKERARRQAWRRQVNRMALFVSMLTMAFGLFWLVWILFSTVTKGIDGMSLNLFTEMTPPPNTEGGGLANAIVGSGLLILWATVIGTPLGILAGIYLAEYGRKSWLASVTRFINDILLSAPSIVVGLFVYTIVVAQMQHFSGWAGVVALALLQIPIVIRTTENMLKLVPDSLREAAYALGTPKWKMILSITLKASVSGIITGILLAIARIAGETAPLLFTSLSNQFWSTDMSEPIANLPVTIFKFAMSPFSEWQELAWAGVLLITLCVLLINIIARVVFAQKKH; this is encoded by the coding sequence ATGTCGATATCTCAACCTATCGCAGTGAATGAAAAAGAACGAGCACGCCGTCAAGCGTGGCGCCGCCAAGTTAACAGAATGGCTCTATTTGTTTCAATGTTAACCATGGCTTTCGGCTTGTTCTGGTTAGTGTGGATTTTGTTTTCTACTGTCACTAAAGGGATTGATGGCATGTCCCTCAATCTGTTTACTGAAATGACTCCACCACCGAATACGGAAGGTGGCGGGTTGGCAAATGCCATCGTAGGAAGTGGTTTATTAATCTTATGGGCGACAGTTATTGGTACGCCTTTAGGGATTTTAGCGGGAATTTATTTAGCAGAGTATGGCCGTAAGTCATGGTTAGCTTCAGTTACCCGCTTTATTAATGACATTTTATTATCAGCTCCATCTATCGTTGTCGGGTTGTTTGTGTACACCATTGTGGTTGCTCAAATGCAGCACTTCTCGGGTTGGGCTGGGGTTGTGGCGCTTGCATTGCTGCAAATTCCAATTGTTATCCGAACTACTGAAAACATGTTGAAACTAGTTCCAGATAGCTTGCGTGAAGCCGCTTATGCACTTGGCACACCAAAATGGAAAATGATTTTATCTATTACGTTAAAAGCGTCGGTGTCAGGGATTATCACTGGGATCTTACTTGCAATTGCGCGTATAGCAGGGGAAACCGCACCGCTTCTGTTTACTTCACTGTCAAATCAGTTCTGGAGTACAGATATGAGCGAACCCATCGCTAACTTACCAGTGACAATCTTCAAATTTGCAATGAGCCCGTTCTCTGAATGGCAAGAGCTTGCATGGGCAGGGGTTCTGTTAATTACCCTATGTGTCCTGCTCATTAACATCATTGCACGTGTTGTGTTCGCACAGAAAAAACACTAA
- the pstB gene encoding phosphate ABC transporter ATP-binding protein PstB — MINANDIANSKIKVRDLNFYYGKFHALKNISLDIEKNKVTAFIGPSGCGKSTLLRTFNKMYELYGEQRAEGEILLDGQNILTDKQDIALLRAKVGMVFQKPTPFPMSIYDNIAFGVRLFEKLSRVEMDERVQWALTKAALWNETKDKLHQSGYSLSGGQQQRLCIARGIAIRPEVLLLDEPCSALDPISTGRIEELISELKSEYTVVIVTHNMQQAARCSDYTAFMYLGELVEFNHTDKMFTTPEMKQTEDYITGRYG; from the coding sequence ATGATTAATGCAAACGATATTGCAAACAGTAAAATTAAAGTCCGTGACCTCAACTTCTATTATGGCAAGTTTCACGCACTGAAAAATATCTCTTTAGACATTGAAAAAAATAAAGTAACTGCGTTTATCGGCCCATCAGGCTGTGGTAAATCGACGCTATTGCGTACCTTCAATAAAATGTATGAACTGTATGGCGAGCAGCGCGCAGAAGGTGAAATTTTACTGGATGGCCAAAATATCCTGACTGATAAACAAGATATCGCGCTGTTACGTGCAAAAGTCGGTATGGTATTCCAAAAACCAACACCATTTCCGATGTCAATCTACGATAATATTGCATTTGGTGTGCGTTTATTTGAAAAGTTATCCCGTGTGGAAATGGACGAACGCGTGCAGTGGGCGTTAACAAAGGCTGCATTATGGAATGAAACCAAAGATAAGCTACACCAAAGTGGTTATAGCTTGTCGGGTGGGCAGCAACAGCGTCTCTGTATTGCTCGTGGTATTGCTATTCGCCCAGAGGTTTTATTGTTAGATGAGCCTTGTTCTGCCCTTGACCCAATTTCAACCGGTCGAATTGAAGAACTAATTAGTGAATTAAAGTCAGAATACACCGTGGTCATTGTTACCCATAATATGCAACAAGCAGCACGCTGTTCTGACTATACGGCTTTCATGTATCTAGGGGAGTTAGTCGAGTTTAACCATACTGACAAAATGTTTACTACCCCAGAAATGAAGCAAACTGAAGATTATATTACTGGCCGCTACGGTTGA
- the phoU gene encoding phosphate signaling complex protein PhoU has translation MDTLNHNKHISGQFNAELEHIHTELMTMGGLVEEQLTKAITAMHNQDEALAREVIENDHKVNMMEVAIDEECVKIIAKRQPTASDLRLIMAISKTIAELERIGDVADKICQTALEKFSHQHQPLLVSLESLGRHTVQMLHDVLDAFARMDLEEAIRIYREDEKVDQEYEGIVRQLMTYMMEDPRTIPSVLTALFCARSIERIGDRCQNICEFIFYYVKGQDFRHVGGDSLEKMLTKDD, from the coding sequence ATGGATACGCTGAATCACAACAAACATATATCGGGGCAGTTCAATGCTGAACTGGAACATATCCATACTGAATTGATGACGATGGGAGGACTGGTCGAAGAGCAGCTTACCAAAGCCATTACTGCCATGCATAATCAGGATGAAGCCCTAGCACGTGAAGTTATCGAAAATGACCATAAAGTCAATATGATGGAAGTGGCCATTGATGAAGAATGCGTTAAAATCATCGCGAAGCGCCAACCAACAGCGAGTGATTTGCGTCTGATTATGGCTATTTCAAAAACCATTGCTGAGCTGGAAAGAATCGGCGATGTTGCAGACAAAATTTGCCAAACCGCATTGGAAAAATTCTCTCATCAACATCAGCCTCTGTTAGTGAGTTTAGAATCATTAGGCCGTCACACAGTACAAATGCTACATGATGTATTAGATGCATTCGCACGAATGGATCTCGAAGAAGCTATTCGTATCTATCGTGAAGATGAGAAAGTTGACCAAGAGTATGAGGGCATCGTGCGCCAATTGATGACTTATATGATGGAAGACCCACGGACGATCCCGAGTGTACTAACAGCACTGTTCTGCGCTCGTTCAATTGAGCGTATCGGTGACCGTTGCCAAAATATCTGTGAGTTTATTTTCTACTATGTGAAGGGGCAGGATTTCCGTCATGTGGGGGGAGATAGTCTCGAAAAAATGTTGACTAAAGACGATTAA
- a CDS encoding ABC transporter substrate-binding protein, with amino-acid sequence MKARILTTVLLTGLALTANVASADKLDDIKQAGVIRISVFDSNPPFGFIDPQTKKLAGYDIDIAQEIADGLGVKLELRPTNPANRIPLLTSGKVDLIGANFTITDERAKQVDFSIPDFATGQKFIARKGVLKTPDDIKPLRIGADKGTVQEVTLRERFPDTKVISYDDTPQAFAALRNGNVQAITQDDAKLVGLLGNLPEKVKADFEISPFSLTKEYQALAASKGETRLVENVNETLLKLEKDGKAEVIYNRWFGPDTKAAQPRGDFKFAPLSEQQPQS; translated from the coding sequence ATGAAAGCTCGTATTCTAACGACTGTTTTACTTACAGGTTTAGCGCTGACAGCGAATGTCGCTAGCGCAGATAAATTAGATGATATCAAACAAGCGGGTGTGATCCGTATTTCGGTATTTGATAGTAACCCACCATTTGGTTTTATTGACCCACAAACTAAAAAATTAGCGGGTTATGATATTGATATTGCACAAGAAATAGCAGATGGCCTAGGTGTGAAACTAGAGCTTCGCCCCACTAACCCAGCAAACCGTATTCCACTCCTGACTTCAGGTAAAGTTGACCTAATCGGTGCTAACTTCACCATTACAGATGAACGCGCAAAACAAGTTGATTTTTCTATTCCTGATTTTGCGACAGGCCAAAAATTTATTGCCCGTAAAGGCGTATTAAAAACACCTGATGACATCAAACCACTGCGTATTGGCGCAGATAAAGGCACTGTGCAGGAAGTCACTTTACGTGAACGTTTCCCTGACACAAAAGTGATTTCTTATGACGATACCCCGCAAGCGTTCGCGGCACTGCGTAATGGTAACGTTCAAGCTATCACTCAAGATGATGCCAAATTGGTTGGCTTACTAGGTAATTTACCTGAAAAAGTGAAGGCAGACTTTGAAATCTCTCCATTTAGCCTAACAAAAGAATACCAAGCATTGGCAGCAAGCAAAGGTGAAACTCGTTTGGTTGAAAACGTCAACGAAACACTGCTGAAACTGGAAAAAGACGGTAAAGCCGAGGTGATCTATAACCGTTGGTTTGGGCCAGATACTAAAGCAGCACAACCACGCGGAGACTTTAAATTCGCGCCACTGAGTGAGCAACAGCCACAGTCTTAA
- a CDS encoding amino acid ABC transporter permease, which produces MFEKFLNGDFWSAHLLAPQYLEWFGYGFLITVWISICTIVAATVLGFIVASAKDSQIAPVRWAVSIYISIFRNTPLLVQLFFWYFASGEILPTAAMEWLNTPHEIHLLGITVGWPSFEFLAGFIGLTLYTVPFIAEEIRAGIRGVRQGQKYAAFALGLTSWQAMKLVVLPQAVKIAMPPLLGQYMNVVKNSSLTMAIGVAELSYVSRQVDSQTLQTFAAFGVATVLYIAIIAVMEGWGQWRQQRNLAQGV; this is translated from the coding sequence ATGTTTGAAAAATTTTTAAATGGTGATTTTTGGTCTGCTCATTTACTAGCGCCGCAGTATCTAGAGTGGTTTGGCTACGGCTTTTTGATCACTGTTTGGATCTCGATTTGTACCATTGTTGCAGCCACTGTATTGGGTTTTATCGTTGCATCAGCAAAGGATAGCCAAATTGCTCCTGTGCGTTGGGCCGTGAGTATCTATATCTCTATTTTCAGAAATACACCTTTGTTGGTGCAGTTATTCTTTTGGTACTTCGCTTCCGGTGAAATTTTACCTACTGCTGCGATGGAGTGGCTCAATACCCCCCATGAAATCCATTTACTTGGAATAACAGTGGGTTGGCCGTCATTTGAATTTTTAGCGGGCTTTATTGGTTTGACCCTGTATACCGTGCCATTTATCGCTGAAGAAATTCGAGCAGGGATCCGCGGTGTTCGTCAGGGGCAAAAATATGCGGCATTTGCATTAGGGCTAACTTCATGGCAGGCCATGAAACTGGTGGTATTACCGCAAGCAGTAAAAATCGCTATGCCTCCGCTACTAGGCCAATATATGAATGTGGTGAAAAATTCATCATTAACAATGGCAATAGGTGTAGCGGAACTGTCTTATGTTTCTCGCCAAGTAGATAGCCAGACATTACAAACCTTCGCAGCCTTTGGCGTGGCAACCGTTTTGTATATTGCCATTATTGCAGTGATGGAAGGTTGGGGCCAGTGGCGCCAGCAGCGTAATTTGGCTCAGGGGGTATAA
- a CDS encoding amino acid ABC transporter permease, with the protein MDFSIIEQNWQYLLFGTFPDGPLEGAALTLVISLLAGAASIVLGTLGGIALAMLRGFWVNLFAAVLGFFRAFPVIMLIFWTYFLLPMLLGTEIPGIATVVCALALITSAYLAHAVKAGILAIGKGQWQAGMSLGFSRWQVLWNIVLPQALRMMVPSFINQWVALIKDTSLAYIVGVAELSFLATQVNNREMVYPLEVFLFVAFIYFVMCFAVEIIANRVAKRLSAQHQPQKLAAKHRLLFWRRQKLLALS; encoded by the coding sequence ATGGATTTTTCGATTATTGAGCAGAACTGGCAATATTTGTTATTTGGCACTTTCCCGGATGGCCCATTAGAAGGCGCAGCACTGACGTTAGTCATTAGCTTGCTTGCAGGTGCAGCTTCTATTGTATTAGGTACATTGGGGGGGATTGCATTAGCCATGCTGCGAGGTTTTTGGGTTAACCTATTCGCTGCAGTATTAGGTTTTTTCCGTGCATTTCCAGTAATTATGCTGATTTTTTGGACCTATTTCTTGTTGCCGATGTTATTGGGCACGGAAATTCCTGGGATAGCGACAGTTGTATGTGCATTGGCATTGATTACCTCTGCATATTTGGCTCATGCCGTGAAAGCGGGTATTTTAGCGATAGGTAAAGGGCAGTGGCAAGCCGGGATGTCCTTGGGGTTTAGCCGCTGGCAGGTATTGTGGAATATCGTATTACCACAGGCTTTACGTATGATGGTTCCGTCATTTATTAACCAGTGGGTGGCATTAATTAAAGATACCTCATTGGCTTATATTGTTGGGGTCGCTGAGCTGTCATTTTTGGCGACACAAGTGAATAACCGTGAAATGGTTTATCCTCTTGAAGTTTTCTTATTCGTCGCATTTATTTATTTTGTGATGTGCTTTGCGGTAGAAATTATTGCAAATAGGGTGGCGAAAAGGCTTAGTGCGCAACATCAGCCTCAGAAACTGGCAGCGAAACATCGTTTATTGTTTTGGCGTCGACAAAAACTATTAGCACTGTCTTAA
- a CDS encoding NCS2 family permease, with product MSNQSSSSAQPQGLFQRVFKLQEHGTTARTEVVAGFTTFLTMVYIVFVNPQILSVAGMDIKAVFVTTCLIAAIGSILMGLLANLPIAVAPAMGLNAFFAFVVVGAMGYSWEIAMGAVFWGAVGLFILTLFRIRYWIIANIPLSLRVGITSGIGLFIAMMGLKNSGIIVANPDTLVSIGNLTHHNVWLGALGFFIIAILAARNIHAAVLVSIAVTTLIGLALGDVKYSGIFSMPPSITSVVGQVDFSGSLDLALSGVIFAFMLVNLFDSSGTMIGVTDKAGITNERGTFPRMKQALYVDSLSSVAGSAMGTSSVTAYIESSSGVSVGGRTGLTAIVVGVLFLLTMFISPLAGMVPAYATAGALIYVGVLMTSSLTRVKWDDLTESVPAFITAVMMPFSFSITEGIALGFIAYCAMKIGTGRWRDLGLCVILVAAMFLLKMVLVDA from the coding sequence ATGAGTAATCAATCTTCTAGCTCGGCACAACCGCAGGGCTTGTTTCAGCGTGTTTTTAAATTACAAGAACATGGCACCACAGCAAGAACTGAGGTTGTTGCTGGCTTCACTACCTTCTTAACGATGGTCTATATTGTCTTCGTTAACCCTCAAATTCTCTCAGTTGCAGGAATGGATATCAAAGCGGTATTTGTCACTACCTGTTTGATTGCGGCTATTGGCAGTATTTTGATGGGATTACTGGCGAATTTACCTATTGCTGTTGCGCCAGCCATGGGGCTGAATGCCTTCTTTGCTTTTGTTGTTGTTGGAGCGATGGGGTACTCATGGGAAATCGCGATGGGCGCGGTATTCTGGGGAGCTGTCGGGTTATTTATTCTGACGCTATTTCGCATTCGTTATTGGATTATCGCCAATATTCCTCTTAGCCTACGCGTTGGTATTACCAGCGGTATCGGTTTATTTATTGCCATGATGGGGCTGAAAAATTCCGGTATTATTGTTGCGAACCCGGACACGTTAGTTTCTATCGGTAACTTAACCCACCATAATGTTTGGCTGGGAGCACTCGGTTTCTTTATTATCGCTATTCTTGCCGCACGCAATATTCATGCCGCGGTATTAGTTTCTATTGCAGTGACAACATTGATTGGCCTAGCTCTAGGGGATGTGAAATATTCTGGGATATTCTCAATGCCGCCGAGTATCACGAGCGTTGTGGGGCAAGTTGATTTCTCTGGCTCTTTAGACTTAGCGCTATCCGGTGTGATTTTTGCCTTTATGTTAGTTAACTTGTTTGACTCATCAGGCACCATGATAGGTGTGACTGACAAAGCGGGTATTACGAATGAACGCGGGACTTTCCCACGAATGAAACAAGCGTTATATGTGGACAGCTTGAGTTCTGTCGCAGGTTCAGCGATGGGGACCTCTTCTGTCACTGCATATATCGAAAGTTCTTCTGGTGTTTCTGTCGGTGGGCGCACAGGTTTAACTGCGATTGTCGTTGGTGTTTTATTCCTATTGACCATGTTTATCTCACCTCTTGCAGGCATGGTTCCAGCTTATGCTACTGCGGGTGCCTTGATTTACGTGGGCGTGCTGATGACTTCAAGCTTAACTCGCGTGAAGTGGGATGACTTAACCGAGTCTGTACCCGCATTCATTACCGCTGTGATGATGCCATTTAGTTTCTCAATCACAGAAGGTATTGCGCTAGGCTTTATTGCGTACTGTGCAATGAAAATTGGTACCGGACGCTGGCGTGACCTGGGTCTGTGTGTGATTTTAGTGGCGGCGATGTTCCTACTAAAAATGGTGCTCGTCGACGCCTAA
- the yihI gene encoding Der GTPase-activating protein YihI → MNAPKKPAAKPKKKYRKTKEEINAEGRERKREKKHRGHKSGSRYVEQASNKQNGGQNGSTDPRLGSKKPVPLIVDEKQATKPVVEKKQPTVKEKLTPEKELEMLESDDRLDSILARLEDGETITAQEQQYVDTCLDRIDELMNILGIEYSEEEEEEDEEKLDDIMRILKSK, encoded by the coding sequence ATGAATGCACCAAAAAAACCGGCTGCTAAGCCAAAGAAAAAATACCGTAAAACCAAAGAAGAAATTAATGCGGAAGGCCGTGAGCGTAAACGCGAGAAAAAACATCGTGGTCATAAATCCGGTAGCCGTTATGTAGAACAAGCATCTAACAAGCAAAATGGTGGGCAAAATGGTTCAACCGACCCTCGTTTAGGTAGCAAAAAGCCTGTGCCTTTAATTGTGGATGAAAAACAGGCCACGAAACCTGTGGTTGAGAAAAAACAGCCGACTGTCAAAGAAAAATTGACGCCAGAAAAAGAGCTGGAAATGCTGGAAAGCGATGATCGTTTAGATAGCATTTTAGCGCGTCTGGAAGATGGCGAAACCATCACAGCACAAGAGCAGCAGTATGTTGATACCTGTTTAGATCGCATTGATGAATTGATGAATATTCTCGGTATTGAATATAGCGAAGAAGAAGAGGAAGAAGACGAAGAAAAACTTGATGACATTATGCGCATCTTAAAAAGTAAATAA
- the hemN gene encoding oxygen-independent coproporphyrinogen III oxidase, with translation MSEQNIVWDLSLIQKYNYSGPRYTSYPTALEFNQDYDENAFVQATKRYPNRPLSLYVHIPFCHKLCYFCGCNKLVTRQKHKADEYLKVIEKEIIQRAALLKDRIVTQMHWGGGTPTYLDKVQVSHLVGLLKKHFNFADDVEMSIEIDPREIELDMIDHLRHEGFNRLSMGVQDFNKEVQVLVNREQDEEFIFSLIKRAKETGFSSTSIDLIYGLPKQTPESFAFTLKKVAELSPDRLSVFNYAHLPNLFAAQRKIKDEDLPSAEQKLDILQDTIATLTRDGYQFIGMDHFARPEDELAVAQREGVLHRNFQGYTTQGDCDLLGLGVSAISMLGDNYAQNQKDLKTYYAQVEEKGQALWRGLVLTDDDCLRRDVIKILICNFQLDFAQIEAIYPIDFKSYFKEDLELLKPMAEDGLVEMTDKGIKVTPQGRLLIRNVCMCFDVYLRNQMRQRQFSRVI, from the coding sequence ATGTCAGAGCAAAATATTGTTTGGGATCTTTCTCTCATTCAAAAATACAATTATTCAGGGCCTCGTTATACCTCGTATCCTACAGCCTTGGAATTCAACCAAGACTACGATGAGAATGCGTTTGTTCAAGCAACAAAACGTTATCCCAATCGACCTTTATCGCTCTATGTCCACATCCCTTTTTGCCATAAGCTTTGTTATTTCTGTGGCTGTAATAAATTAGTGACACGCCAAAAACATAAAGCTGATGAATACCTTAAAGTAATTGAAAAAGAAATTATCCAACGAGCCGCTTTATTAAAAGACCGCATTGTGACTCAAATGCATTGGGGCGGTGGTACTCCAACTTATCTCGATAAAGTCCAAGTTAGTCATTTAGTTGGTTTATTGAAAAAACACTTTAATTTTGCGGATGATGTGGAAATGTCGATTGAAATCGACCCGCGTGAAATTGAACTGGATATGATAGACCATCTGCGCCATGAAGGGTTTAACCGCCTAAGCATGGGCGTTCAGGATTTTAATAAAGAGGTTCAGGTGCTGGTTAACCGTGAACAGGATGAAGAATTTATTTTTTCCCTAATTAAACGGGCTAAAGAGACGGGGTTTTCCTCAACGAGTATTGATTTAATTTATGGTTTACCTAAGCAAACCCCTGAAAGCTTTGCGTTTACCCTAAAAAAAGTGGCTGAATTATCACCAGATCGCTTAAGTGTGTTCAATTATGCACACTTACCTAATTTATTTGCAGCGCAGCGTAAAATTAAAGATGAAGACTTACCGAGCGCAGAGCAAAAACTCGATATTTTGCAAGACACAATCGCGACCCTCACCAGAGATGGCTATCAATTTATTGGTATGGACCACTTTGCTCGCCCTGAAGATGAGCTTGCCGTGGCACAACGGGAAGGGGTTCTACACCGTAATTTCCAAGGATATACAACTCAAGGCGACTGTGATTTGCTGGGGCTAGGCGTTTCTGCAATCAGTATGTTAGGTGATAACTACGCGCAAAATCAGAAAGATTTGAAAACCTATTATGCGCAAGTTGAAGAGAAAGGCCAAGCGCTGTGGCGTGGCCTCGTTTTAACCGATGACGATTGCCTACGCCGTGATGTCATCAAAATTTTAATCTGTAACTTCCAATTGGATTTTGCCCAAATTGAAGCAATCTATCCAATTGATTTTAAATCCTATTTTAAAGAGGATTTAGAGTTATTGAAGCCAATGGCAGAAGATGGGTTGGTCGAAATGACAGACAAAGGTATTAAAGTTACGCCTCAAGGGCGTTTACTTATTCGGAATGTTTGTATGTGTTTTGATGTTTATTTACGGAATCAGATGAGGCAGCGGCAGTTTTCCCGTGTCATCTAA
- the ampC gene encoding class C beta-lactamase: MKTLFRQGRIFVALSLALTTLSANAFTQKDVDDIIKPLMEQKQIPGMSVAISVDGKHYIYHYGVQSKQSLVPVSDKTLFEIGSLSKTFTATLAAYAQNQGKLDFSQKVSHYLPELKGSAFDQITVMNLATHTSGLSLFVPDSITNSAELFRYYQQWQPEKAIGQYRSYSNLGVGLLGIVTAKQLKMPFEQAMEKLMLPALGLKHTYIHVPKNQQKNYAQGYNKNNQPVRVTPQILDAESYGLKSNAKDLIRFLDINMQTKKVAKSWQEAIENTHAGFYMTDSFVQDMMWESYSWPVSISQLQQGNRDEMALQPQKVEAITPALPPETQAFYNKTGSTNGFATYAAFIPEDRIAVVILSNKWYPIPDRISAAYQLIEKAKY, encoded by the coding sequence ATGAAAACCCTTTTTCGTCAGGGGCGAATTTTTGTCGCTCTGAGTTTGGCGTTAACCACGCTATCCGCTAATGCATTCACTCAAAAGGATGTGGATGACATTATTAAACCTCTGATGGAACAAAAACAGATCCCTGGAATGTCTGTCGCCATTTCCGTTGATGGAAAACACTATATTTATCATTATGGTGTGCAATCTAAGCAAAGCTTAGTGCCTGTCAGTGATAAGACTTTATTTGAGATTGGCTCTTTATCTAAAACATTCACAGCCACACTCGCAGCCTATGCACAAAACCAAGGAAAACTCGATTTCTCGCAAAAGGTAAGCCACTATCTTCCTGAATTAAAAGGGTCTGCTTTTGACCAAATCACAGTAATGAACTTGGCAACTCACACTTCGGGTTTATCGTTATTTGTGCCTGATAGCATTACGAATTCAGCGGAATTATTCCGTTATTACCAGCAATGGCAACCTGAAAAAGCTATTGGACAATATCGCTCTTACTCAAATCTTGGCGTGGGATTACTCGGCATCGTTACGGCTAAACAACTCAAAATGCCATTTGAACAAGCGATGGAAAAACTGATGCTGCCTGCGCTTGGGCTGAAACATACCTATATTCATGTCCCTAAAAATCAACAGAAAAATTATGCTCAAGGCTATAATAAGAACAATCAACCCGTTCGTGTAACACCACAAATTTTAGATGCTGAATCTTATGGTTTGAAATCTAACGCTAAAGATCTAATTCGCTTCTTAGATATTAATATGCAAACAAAGAAAGTCGCTAAATCGTGGCAGGAAGCCATAGAGAACACGCATGCTGGGTTCTATATGACCGATTCATTTGTGCAAGATATGATGTGGGAAAGTTATTCATGGCCTGTATCCATTTCTCAATTACAGCAAGGTAACCGAGATGAAATGGCATTACAGCCACAAAAGGTCGAAGCGATTACACCAGCGCTACCGCCAGAAACACAAGCTTTCTACAACAAAACCGGCTCAACCAATGGCTTTGCAACCTATGCGGCATTTATTCCTGAAGACCGAATTGCGGTTGTGATTTTGTCCAACAAATGGTATCCCATCCCTGATCGCATCAGTGCGGCTTATCAGCTAATCGAAAAAGCGAAATACTAG
- a CDS encoding LysR family transcriptional regulator: MAENYRHRLPLNALRAFEASARHLSFTRAGIELNVTQAAVSQQVRLLEEQLGLELFIRLPRGLALTEEGFALLPVLSRSFDQIESLLLQFEDDHYRETLSISVVGTFAVGWLLPRLTQFSELYPYIDLRIMTHNNVVNLAAEGVDFAIRFGEGLWPLVENIPLFSTAHTVLCSEKVASLLNHPLDLKSHQLMRSYRKDEWEKWFLAAEIEPWRVKGPVFDSSRLMVEAALLTDSVALVPSCMFSHELSAGELVQPFDVSVTLGGYWLSRLKSRVMTPVMAIFRNWLVEESKKE; the protein is encoded by the coding sequence ATGGCAGAAAATTATCGTCATCGGCTTCCTCTCAATGCGCTTAGGGCTTTTGAAGCTTCAGCACGGCATTTAAGCTTTACGCGAGCAGGAATAGAATTGAATGTTACTCAGGCCGCTGTCAGCCAACAAGTTAGGCTGTTAGAGGAGCAATTGGGACTAGAACTATTTATTCGTTTACCTCGAGGGCTTGCATTAACTGAAGAAGGTTTTGCATTATTGCCTGTTTTGAGCCGCTCTTTTGACCAAATTGAGTCACTATTGTTGCAGTTTGAAGATGATCATTATCGAGAAACCTTAAGTATTTCAGTTGTTGGCACATTTGCTGTGGGCTGGTTATTGCCAAGACTAACGCAATTTTCAGAACTATACCCTTATATTGATTTACGCATTATGACTCATAATAATGTGGTGAATTTAGCCGCTGAAGGCGTTGATTTTGCGATTCGCTTTGGTGAAGGGCTATGGCCCCTGGTAGAAAATATCCCCTTATTTTCAACAGCGCATACGGTGCTTTGTTCAGAGAAAGTCGCGAGCTTACTTAATCACCCATTAGATTTAAAATCCCACCAGTTAATGCGTTCATATCGTAAAGATGAATGGGAAAAATGGTTTTTAGCTGCGGAGATTGAACCTTGGCGTGTCAAAGGCCCAGTATTTGATTCATCACGTTTAATGGTTGAGGCTGCGTTATTAACTGACAGCGTGGCATTGGTGCCAAGTTGCATGTTTAGCCATGAATTAAGTGCAGGGGAGTTAGTTCAACCTTTTGATGTATCTGTAACACTGGGTGGATATTGGTTAAGCCGTTTAAAGTCGAGAGTCATGACACCAGTGATGGCGATATTTCGCAATTGGTTGGTGGAGGAGTCTAAAAAAGAATAA
- a CDS encoding helix-turn-helix domain-containing protein: MKRKISKSVGLKIRSLRESHGMSGKELSMLLGISQQHQSRYENGEVNIHVDTIYQLAQIFNVSPIYFFTETITNINSTELPINKKNYFSAEALVF, translated from the coding sequence ATGAAACGAAAAATATCTAAATCCGTCGGTTTAAAAATAAGATCATTAAGAGAAAGTCACGGAATGAGTGGTAAAGAGTTAAGCATGTTGTTAGGTATTAGCCAACAGCACCAATCACGCTATGAAAATGGTGAAGTTAATATTCATGTCGATACCATTTACCAATTGGCACAAATATTTAATGTTTCGCCAATCTATTTCTTTACTGAAACCATTACGAATATTAATAGTACTGAACTCCCTATTAATAAAAAGAATTATTTCTCTGCTGAAGCTTTGGTATTCTAA